The genomic stretch gctctcttactggtgtgtgtccaattccagctctcttgcactttctgagacctgggagaggaaggcagtttttcagacactgactTGGTGGTGAAacgcaagccagctgtcagaatcctgccttctaccacctcagttctattggacagtcaacatggaccttttacctgatatcattgttgctaactctgtgggcagggcaaaatctccagcaaccctcacagtaatgtgggctgccaatctgggacccagacttataccagtgcaaaccaagaacagggcaatggaagggacctcattgggttgcaggaagaaaggaaatgtccatatgtcaccaaggttaaagccaatgacaagtactaatttgacatttgcacttggttcttatcccagaaaggtgcttcctacacaagaagtcacatgaccacagagtgtcatttgtcaaaggacCACGAAGTTGTTCAAAACTCtgcataggatccaatctatcacatggatatgcaataatgaggtatgttattcatctgtcaccatttctatactgcagattcaaaaagagcagcaaaatatacttgcaaaataattcagcttctgaaaagtggttaacttcccagaatacttgtgcataggcagagcaatgaacaattccattgcaTGAGGGGGTTGGCTGGttgggagtgtaaattagaaaggtggtaggagaaagCAAAgttgtatcaaattggcaaattttatcagatattgttaagctaactcagctgctcgtccctacctgatGATGCTGgatctggacgttgctggtctttatctttcttgttgaagtcaaccaaatatttctggttcagtgcacaatcaagatgtccctccttgctcccctgcatctgtgggaccaacttcttcctacatgtgttctccatcaggagctggctgagcaggtttctggaaatacagtctgcatagtaagatcatgctgtccctttctcccattcctactcccaagtctcACTAACCATACCAGGTTCCAGGTACCCCTGAAGagttaataaaatacatctcgatacatataaggctgctgcacaaaccacaaagagttaattccaggaagaataaattgtttgtttgggcCGAGCACCAGTTAGTGTCcgcatctctcaaaaagaacatggatctacaactatccatgaaagcccaatacatgggggcaacatcaattagtagttggcAAACACCCTCAAAgcaggtcagtagaaccaagagaaggtcatgctaaccatgtggtccacgcactaagttttgtaaaacctggtatgacaccataggtccaggtcagcctaataaccttctgctgacttcaatcactACTGTTCTATCtggagccttctgaagatgcctagacaatcctgggatgagtaacagtcttttatggaactgaaaactgagtcctaatgaccctggcacactgatgtgtaaacagcacaagagatagaatcatagctgaagacCTTCCAATCCataacaaagaaatcagaaatggccattccacaggtgatagcctttctgaccaggacttacctagagaaggtaatctccttcttcagcttatggctgttctcatggatctcagtgttctccatctctaagttgtgcagaattgacatgaccacctcctccattctctccaggtcttcgtAATacggatttggcctgaagtgtggcctggccccaaatgatagaatactatgaacatcagcatttaggaatatatgaacttggggtgggtcctgtactacaccagtcctggaaggacaccttctgaattctacatattgggatcttcttcagcttcagaaacgtgtttttctgcgtccaggacaccagaagctTGGCATCCAGAgggagggttccctggctccctttgttcaatcaagaggaaatctgcagtcaagccagttaagctatcaagagcctaggccacacctctccatgctcccccaccccaacacagccagaaacctgtgatttcttttctcctgttttgataacagaccgtatatcaacacaaaattataatctgcacaaagaataaaaataaacagacaaacgtgtccacataggcaaagaactgtgttgttgacagtggggctcccagaacaaagcattcacatgaccatgaaagtgttacaggtaaatactcaggccaagacgtagacccctagattccaagtgtggagggaaatataaacatacaaaagttgtccatatgcatttggatgtatgcacacacagactcacagactgagacataTCCACAAAAAAGAGCAATGTAAAcagagtaagagaaagagaaagagaaatatggaaacagagagcactgtgagaaccaggagaaatgcatgcaccattgctgtctcagagggcaagacacacagacaataacaaacaggcctgagcctgagaccttctactcaagcattgagatgaacagtttgggaccaggaccctcaggctgctgcctggatcttccagcactcagtgccCTGCCTAGCAGTACAGAGACtgaccataaactcactgcaattacaatcttgcaaagacaccagctgtcaagggctttgcaaatgcacactgggcactcactctccctgactttattcctgaattcttcattcagtccacaagttctgcttttcaataaatggaagcagatgagtccattttccatctcgctcctcagggtcagattctgaatctcctctatatgggaggtgaggtttagcacagggtggttagggggcacagctttctagaacccaaaaccttaataggataatatgaaggtgaccttgcagacccaggaatgtaACAAAGCACTTGGAGGGATCCATACCTGTTGttcttggatctctctgtcagaaacctcaggcgatatctcaggtcatttctctccttggtaatgagctgcagctctttaatcagcctctccttttccttcttggcctgcttctcgcttagggcagtttcaggggaagatgtttctctcccagcgtctgtaggtagaagaacacaagtgaacctgcatggggagaatgcatagagtgtacatagaccacagttaggcctaaacaggagaacaagcctggaacccagtgtcactgctaggcgattggtctatgcttaagatcctcctcagtggatctcagttctcccactactctatagagaccaagagatgtaagcagccaggtgttccctatgccggatatcacgtgcttacatggacgacggagatggcttctccaggattattatcagctgaacagggtacagcttggtttcctcacccctgtggtttcagaactcagatgataaattcaccatctaCAACATTTGaatgattggagacactcagatgtcctaccctgatactctaggccaacaactttagatttaaaatgcatttccaaggaggacatggtcaacagacttatctgTTCCCCTATTTGAAACACCAAaaccccagaagtgccaataggttacaggctgcatcttggtctacacgttccaaatagctTTTGTAttgtagaaacatgtttgtaacacacaacctctaatatataaagctaacgatgacccttccagttagaagaaatcagagaaggtctaagaacataaggttattgcctggagcacaattctccccctgttactactgtcagatatccactgtatttaaagaagcaatgatagtgaagtacattgatgccctgtctaaactcagaaaaggtggaccctccatgactcctgatggtgttattatatcaatgtaacagaacaaatgaactgaaaagtaaagaccagaagttcccagtataatagcattggccttactatagcctcccagtggggatggtgaatctaaagttctgaaatccttgactttaaggaattgtgatattcatggaaattcaattccttttcagatgctccagttgttgtggctagaaaggtcagcttaagcctccagcacccctgacaggaagctcaaaatatactgcccagtacttactccacattccccagaagtgctgtctttgtccatcattacttagagacgaaaggccagactccttcactctagtctctccacaatcgacgttccccctcccaaaacgcttgcgaagacaggaaaacatgtcttagcttgtaactgccagactcagactgagagaaactagggcactggttgtcactacaacactggtgacatcacagaggatgccagaactctctaggagacaatagaatgtccaagaagggacagctgatgtcacggggagcagactttgcctcctgctaatgttctccctgtactgagcataagcagaggtgccctttccaggagactttcctggggcagagccactgagcatctcctgctttcAAAGACAATTTTTCTTCAAGGCTTGATTagaaaaaaaccttagtaattcctatgcatctaaatgaatgtttcctttcaaatcttgcccaaaaaatgtctcactaactcacattgtcctcattcaccaatgttagccattaaaacttcctgagatttcacaccagcttgaatatgcagtcaaaagttctcctgtctcattctgtacaggtgctttatatcacatcaagaaatagtctgcatggtaggttacaacatgggtgtgtgttaggggaacactcatgaagtcatgtgcttagcaatcgacaattgccagaaaattccttaggagaaagagttgaagtctttaaggtgctaggaacagtgtggagaccagttggcagaggaaagtgcaatattggagccatcagtgaagggaacctcatgctgcttgtggggttctcctctctgcaccaatgtcgctaaaggagcactgctcacaagcctgagtaagatataccatgagcttctgtcagaaaaaataaaatagtcaagagatatagggggtgcacataaacgtctaaaatgaaggtataaacatcattaagtggatagagcaaggtcccagcacctgtacactgggaaatggccaccctaccaaacacaaaagcatctatcatattaaaaaatgaatactgtatAGAATTCATAcattaacactgattgatcacatccatagttcaaattttcggggcaaattcatggccctaactatctttctctcaacttctatagcaaaaaataagaaagaaagagaaaagaaaaagtcaaagcaaaaagctcaagcttctcatatgaggactgcaggaagtgttatatggtagtcagttctgattaggccattttagatagaacagtgcacagtgacacttaatgtgatgggccctatataaagctttttgcaatattggaattttaacaagcctcatccagaacataccgaacaggaaaggatgtgatcaccatgtccttgctctctatcagggtatttttctgtgtccttgattgtcaggcatagaacagcaacaatctgaaatagctggtagacatggaaaaaggtggctaaaactatagttgtgggttacacacctcaactgtcacaggctaatgctgtcctcacagtccttggaggctactcttgtaagcctatttattggaaagtggaaggaggttcatctgagctcaaagtgaacctggccagccatgtagagggcaacatgggatacttgagaccctgtctaaaaccagcacagaaacccacccttcattcaaagcatcatctgtgaattcttgattatttaccattctctccctaccagtctttcagtctggaatgatagaaaagaactggaaatgatcttcctattctcaggacattaatctctctttccttaggtgcacattaagatctcatgcaaatgggtatgaccatctgaacaacttagtatcatctactcagtatatctagcctaatactgtgctatgacaatctcaagcttccctgagtttcgctgacccagcaagaagtatgaagtactgaggtcaaaccccagtgatcctttcaagggtttagaagaaagccatcagagaaactccacttctttgtccttagattaaatcacattgacacaatgtgaacctggtggactatttaaccagacatctttctcctaaccccagctttctgagttcaggccatgtgaacctgcatggggagaatgcatagagtatacatagaccacagtgaggcctaaacaggagaacaagcctggaacccagtgtaactgcaaggagtttggtctttgcttaagagacctcctcagggggttggggatttagcacttgcctaggaagggcaaggccctgggcaaggccctgggttcggtccccacctccagaaaaaaaagaaccaaaaagagagagagagagagagagagagagagagagagagagagagagagacctcctcagtgggtctcagttctcccattactctatagagaccaagagatgtaagcagccaggtgttccctatgcctgccaACACAggcaataaatgcagtaaattttaatttctgttcaattgttcagtaacttacttacacttgcatattgctTTGGAAGTGGTGGGGTTTCAtgatcagcattgcatttaataatacataaccaatcatccctcctagaatgactctgtatatagagaaagaaaatttattagaatggcttataggctgtggtacagctaattcaacaaggaatggaaggtctaaaaTGCAGTAGTTACCCCTGTTGAAGCCAATTCCCCTAGCATacctgtagccattttgttccatgcctgccagatagttcatattcttgctgtaatatgtcgCCTAACAttgttgtctgaaaataatttaactcacagcagggtcaggcatgatcacataacttgtgtatgtttttcttattggttattttgtttatttatatttcaaatgttaaccccctttccagtttcccctccaaaaaccctgcattccacccctttccccagccccctcgagggtgctcccccacccacctgttCCCAAACCACTGGGAGCAAGTTgtttatgttgtgaggtttcttaatcttaaattccataagtataagcttcatgtaggaccaataaaattaaaggtcaatatgaggcctgcagagatggctccatggttaagagcactgactgctcttccagaggtcctgagttcaaatcccagcaaccacatggtggctcacagccatctgtaatgagacctgatgccctcttctggtgtgtctgaagacagctacagtatacttatatgtaaataaataaatctttaaacagataaaaagtcagtatgaacctttgttgtctaaaatggcttgagtcagggctgacaaccagacagcccttccagcacctgcctatgagctcacattttagtctttataaactgacatagaaaaatgtccagggtcctagcctgacaaattctcagctacatctctgatgatcagtcttagggtgggcattcaagaaaccatccctgtctaagtgaggtcagagtttgtgtggtttatggggcaactcctgaaccccaacggttttgtccataaggctggatatttcagctgctcttcagtacatgcaggaatcctgaagaagtaggcaaattaataaagcaaacttccttcttccatgtccttgatgtaagctgccagcagaaggtgtggtccaaacaacaaccaacagattgggtaaagatctttaccaatcctacaacagatagagggcttatatccaaaatatacacagaactcaagaagttagaccgcagggagaataataacccgattaaaaaatggggttcagagctaaacaaagaattcacagctgaggaatgccgaatggctgaaaaacacctaaagaaacgttcaacatctttagtcataagggaaatgcaaatcaaaacaacccttagatttcacctcacaccagtgagaatggctaagatcaaaaactcaggtgacagcaaatgctggcgaggatgtagagaaagaggaacactcctccattgttggtgggattgcagactggtacaaccattctggaaatcagtctagagattcctcagaaaattggacattgaactgcctgaggacccagctatacgtctcttgggcatatacccaaaagatgccccaaaatataacaaagacacatgctccactatgttcatagcagccttatttataatagccagaagctggaaagaacccagatgcccttcaaaagaggaatggacacagaaaatgtggtacatctacacaatggaatattagttatcaaaaccaatgactttatgaaattcataggcaaatggatggaactggaaaatatcatcctgagtgaggtaacccaatcacagaaaaacacacatggtatgcactcattgataagtggatattagcccaaatgctcgaattgccctagatgcacagaacacatgaaactcaagaaggatgaccaaaatgcagatgcttcactccttctttaaaaggggaacaagaatacccttggcagggaatagggaggcaaagtttagaacagaggcagaaggaacacccattcacagcctgccccacatgtggcccatacctatacagatattagataagatggatgaagcaaagaagtgcaagccgacaggaactggatgtagatctctcctgagagacacagccagaatacggaaAATACGTAGCCGAAtgacatcattaaaccactgaactgagaacggggcccccgttgaagtaatcagagaaaggactggaagagcttgaagggggttaagaccccatatgaacaacaattccaaccaaccagagcttccagggactaagccactacccaaagactgaccctgggctccaactgcatacgtagcaatgaatagcctagtaagagcaccagtgaaagtggaagcccttggtcctgccaagactgaacccctagtgaatgtgattgttgcgggggagggcggtaatggtgggaggatggggaggggaacacccatacagaaggagagggggaggggttggggtctGTTGGCCCGGAaatagggaaggggaataacaatcgaaatgtaaataagaaatactcaaattaataaagatgaaaaaaataaaaaaaaaagaaggtgtggcgCAGATTAGAagtgggcctttccatctcaaaagatctgaattaaagatttaacTCCTCATCTCAAATATTTGGATTAgaagtaggtcttcttgcttcaaataatttaattaagaaaaaaaatccactggtgctcatgcctttagcctcaggatccaggaggcagaggcaggtggatctctgagttcaaggccagcctggtctacaaaatgaattccaggacagccagagctacacagagaaaccctgtctcaaaaaaaaaacaaagaagaggaggaggaccaagaggagggggttgaagagaggaaaacagaaagaaggaaggagagagagagagagagagagagagagagagagagagagagagagagatccccctcacagagcgtcaagccatttggcattagttaattccaggtacactcaagttgacaaccaagaacagcaatcccattacccgtggttgtgatctcaccctggtaggctcctgagtaggaggctgaagcaggagaattgccataagtctgatgccagcatgaactacacacgtgttccaagccaagccaatctcagctacagtttgagattctgtctgaaaaatatgaaagagaaagaaaacataaattcctagagcagtgtttctcaaccttcctatggcctcaaccctttaga from Rattus norvegicus strain BN/NHsdMcwi chromosome 19, GRCr8, whole genome shotgun sequence encodes the following:
- the LOC134483205 gene encoding disks large homolog 5-like, which produces MFSCLRKRFGRGNVDCGETRVKESGLSSLSNDGQRQHFWGMWNAGRETSSPETALSEKQAKKEKERLIKELQLITKERNDLRYRLRFLTERSKNNRPHFRPNPYYEDLERMEEVVMSILHNLEMENTEIHENSHKLKKEITFSRNLLSQLLMENTCRKKLVPQMQGSKEGHLDCALNQKYLVDFNKKDKDQQRPDPASSGRDEQLS